In a genomic window of Corynebacterium coyleae:
- a CDS encoding SURF1 family cytochrome oxidase biogenesis protein, whose amino-acid sequence MNANKSSQKPWWRQLLNPGWIIAAIVVGIFSYFAFTFLAPWQLGKNEQLVERNEHISAAFDHDPEPLVDRLPGTTLAPADEWSRVVATGHYTGNDVLLRLRSVDRTPAFQVLTPFTLDDGRTILVNRGWVPAEGSTGVPDIDAAPTGDVTITGMLRAAEATHPTAPIHDQGFDMVHSINPTQVGELTGVDAGADMVEPYLQLLSDQPGTLTAIPLPQLETGNHLSYGLQWILFGVAAPGALLYFLFSESRERRRYVEEQKQLLNDDTVAGSGPEPSPVPGEETAPAPSAQTPTAAPTRSRQRYGSSRTNPWAKAYDKEQER is encoded by the coding sequence GTGAATGCCAACAAGTCCTCCCAAAAGCCGTGGTGGCGCCAACTGCTCAACCCCGGCTGGATCATCGCGGCGATCGTCGTCGGCATTTTCTCCTACTTTGCCTTCACGTTCCTCGCGCCCTGGCAACTCGGCAAGAACGAACAGTTAGTCGAACGCAACGAACACATCTCCGCGGCGTTCGACCACGATCCCGAACCGCTGGTGGACCGCCTGCCCGGCACCACGCTCGCCCCCGCCGACGAATGGTCACGTGTGGTCGCCACCGGCCACTACACGGGCAACGACGTGTTGCTTCGCCTGCGTTCCGTCGACCGCACCCCTGCGTTCCAGGTGCTCACGCCGTTCACGCTTGACGACGGCCGCACCATCCTTGTCAACCGCGGCTGGGTCCCCGCCGAAGGCTCCACCGGTGTGCCGGACATCGACGCAGCACCTACCGGCGACGTCACCATCACTGGCATGCTGCGCGCCGCCGAAGCGACCCACCCGACCGCGCCCATCCACGACCAGGGCTTCGACATGGTCCACTCCATCAACCCCACCCAGGTTGGGGAGCTGACCGGAGTCGACGCGGGGGCGGACATGGTCGAGCCGTACCTCCAACTACTCTCAGACCAACCCGGCACCCTCACCGCCATCCCCCTGCCCCAACTCGAAACCGGCAACCACCTTTCCTACGGCCTCCAGTGGATCCTGTTCGGCGTCGCCGCCCCCGGCGCCCTGCTCTACTTCCTGTTCTCCGAAAGCCGCGAACGCCGCCGCTACGTCGAGGAGCAGAAGCAACTGCTTAACGACGACACCGTGGCCGGCAGCGGCCCCGAGCCTTCCCCTGTCCCCGGCGAAGAAACCGCCCCGGCGCCGTCCGCTCAGACCCCGACTGCGGCTCCTACGCGTTCCCGCCAGCGCTACGGTTCTTCCCGCACCAACCCGTGGGCCAAGGCTTACGATAAGGAACAAGAACGCTAA
- a CDS encoding IS110 family transposase, giving the protein MAYDFVIGVDVGKYFHHACVLDFQGRQVLSERINQHEGSLRKLFGKFLADDASVLVIVDQPNNIGRLTVAVAQDMGADVRYLPGLAMRQLSRIHVGNSKTDVRDAYVIAHAGLKLPDALRSVDRVEEVFIQLKVLNGIDEDLARAYTRLINQMRSALVGTYPAFEHVLRGQVIHRKWILHLLAKYGGPTKIRRVGRARLAAFARSHRARNPEPVIDAMLAAIHGQTVSIAGAEYAELGVAMSAKDALAKLEHRKEIEAQVLKLIQDIPHTEILLSMPGIGPRSAAQILMTVGDMSDFPDAAHLASYAGLSPRTNQSGTSIMSNSPNRAGNKKLKNALWQSSFASIRFHERSRQFYERKRKEGKRHNAAVVALARRRLNVLFAMMRSGELYRDISTVQEVTAA; this is encoded by the coding sequence ATGGCCTATGACTTCGTCATTGGCGTGGACGTCGGCAAATACTTCCACCACGCCTGCGTCCTCGATTTCCAAGGCAGACAAGTCCTGTCCGAACGCATCAACCAGCATGAAGGCTCACTACGCAAGCTCTTCGGCAAATTTCTCGCCGATGACGCTTCGGTTCTTGTCATTGTCGATCAACCCAACAACATCGGCCGGTTAACCGTCGCAGTCGCCCAAGACATGGGGGCCGACGTTCGCTATCTACCGGGGCTTGCGATGCGGCAGCTCTCTCGCATCCACGTCGGCAACTCCAAGACCGATGTGCGCGACGCCTACGTCATCGCCCATGCCGGTCTTAAACTTCCGGATGCCTTGCGCAGCGTCGACCGCGTTGAGGAAGTCTTTATCCAGCTGAAAGTGCTCAACGGTATTGACGAAGATCTCGCCCGGGCCTACACACGCCTGATTAACCAGATGCGATCCGCGCTCGTGGGAACCTATCCTGCATTCGAACATGTTCTGCGCGGACAGGTGATTCATCGCAAGTGGATCCTCCACCTACTTGCCAAATACGGTGGCCCCACCAAGATTCGACGCGTCGGTAGAGCACGTCTGGCAGCCTTTGCGCGCAGTCACAGGGCGCGCAATCCTGAGCCTGTCATCGATGCCATGCTTGCTGCCATCCACGGGCAGACCGTGTCCATTGCCGGGGCAGAATACGCCGAACTTGGCGTAGCAATGTCCGCCAAAGATGCATTGGCCAAACTCGAGCATCGTAAAGAAATCGAGGCGCAGGTGCTCAAGCTCATCCAGGACATTCCTCACACCGAGATTCTTTTATCCATGCCCGGCATCGGTCCGCGTAGCGCCGCGCAGATCCTCATGACCGTTGGCGATATGTCCGACTTCCCCGATGCAGCGCACCTAGCGTCCTATGCAGGCCTATCACCGCGGACGAATCAGTCGGGAACGTCCATCATGTCGAATTCGCCCAACCGGGCTGGCAACAAAAAATTAAAGAACGCCCTATGGCAATCGTCTTTTGCATCGATCAGATTCCACGAGCGTTCCCGACAATTCTATGAACGAAAACGCAAAGAAGGCAAAAGACACAACGCCGCAGTTGTCGCACTCGCACGCCGACGCCTAAACGTTCTCTTCGCCATGATGCGTAGCGGCGAGCTCTACCGAGACATCTCCACAGTCCAAGAGGTCACAGCAGCTTAG
- a CDS encoding DUF3052 domain-containing protein encodes MSATGVDTYADRFGVGPDLVVQEIGWGEDADSSISEAIEDAIGAMLLDDDTLEPCDLVLLWFREGDGDLVDELVDATRNLGSGGRIWLMTPGAGFPGVVAPGLIAESAQLAGLLQTKADRFGDWQGSCLAASKR; translated from the coding sequence TTGAGTGCCACAGGAGTGGACACCTACGCCGACCGTTTTGGGGTTGGCCCCGACCTTGTCGTTCAGGAGATCGGCTGGGGCGAGGATGCGGATTCGTCCATCTCGGAAGCCATCGAGGATGCCATCGGAGCAATGCTTCTTGACGACGACACCCTCGAACCCTGCGACCTCGTCCTCCTTTGGTTCCGTGAAGGCGACGGTGACCTTGTCGATGAACTCGTCGACGCCACCCGCAACCTCGGTTCCGGCGGCCGCATCTGGCTGATGACTCCCGGCGCCGGCTTCCCAGGCGTTGTCGCCCCGGGCTTGATCGCAGAGTCTGCCCAGTTGGCCGGTCTGCTGCAGACCAAGGCCGACCGCTTCGGTGACTGGCAGGGCTCTTGCCTCGCCGCCTCGAAACGGTAG
- the aceE gene encoding pyruvate dehydrogenase (acetyl-transferring), homodimeric type — protein sequence MIDGRVKNASDVDTNILSLREGVASYLHDADPEETQEWMDSLDGLLEESDPERARYLMLRLIERANAKRVPLPALSSTDLVNTIPTKLEPEFPGDEKIEKRYRRWMRWNAAVMVHRAQRPGIGVGGHISTYASAAALYEVGFNHFFKGKDAPQGGDQIFFQGHASPGMYARAFLEGRLSEDDLDGFRQEHSRKQGGLPSYPHPHGMPEFWEFPTVSMGLGPMNAIYQARFNKYLQDRGIKDTDQQHVWAFLGDGEMDEPESRGLIQMASLYGLDNLTFVINCNLQRLDGPVRGNGQIIQELESFFVGAGWNVIKVVWGREWDELLEKDEDGALVHIMNTTKDGDYQTFKANDGAYVREHFFGRDERTKKLVEDMTDEEIWNLRRGGHDYRKVYAAYKRALETKGKPTVILAHTVKGYGLGHNFEGRNATHQMKKLALEDLKLFRDKQQIPISDEELEKDPYLPPYYHPGEDAEEIKYLKARREELGGYLPERREQYTPLEQPDFEKTFKALFKDSGKQEVASTMALVRTFKAIMRDKEIGKRIVPIIPDEARTFGLDSWFPTQKIYNPHGQNYVPVDHDLQLSYRESTDGQILHEGINEDGSSASFIAAATSYATHGEPMIPMYIFYSMFGFQRTGDNFWAAGDQMGRGFIVGATAGRTTLFGEGLQHMDGHSPILASTNPAVIPYDPAFAYEMPYIISKGIERMYGQGADKDEDVMYYITVYNQPHHQPARPDNLDVEGLHKGIYLYDEGKDLEHKVSLLASGVGMQQALRAQEILQEKYNVGAAIYSVTSWTELAREGQRKAAEQLRNPGEEVEEAFATKQLKQTEGPYIATSDFASDLQEQIRAYVPGQYIVLGADGFGFADTREAARRYFNIDAESMAVAALMGLANEGKIDRDVAAKAAKDLKIDDPTAAKPALDSDDEGPENAAE from the coding sequence ATGATCGATGGTCGCGTGAAGAACGCTTCTGACGTCGATACGAATATCCTGTCGCTGCGCGAAGGCGTAGCTTCCTACCTGCATGACGCGGACCCGGAGGAAACCCAAGAGTGGATGGACTCCCTCGACGGCCTGCTCGAGGAGTCCGACCCGGAGCGCGCCCGCTACCTCATGCTTCGCCTCATTGAGCGCGCCAACGCCAAGCGCGTACCGCTGCCGGCGCTGTCCTCCACCGACCTGGTGAACACCATCCCAACCAAACTCGAGCCAGAATTCCCTGGCGACGAGAAAATTGAGAAGCGCTACCGCCGCTGGATGCGCTGGAACGCCGCCGTCATGGTGCACCGCGCACAGCGCCCGGGCATCGGCGTCGGCGGCCACATCTCCACCTACGCCTCCGCGGCAGCCCTCTACGAAGTTGGCTTCAACCACTTCTTCAAGGGCAAGGACGCACCACAGGGCGGCGACCAGATCTTCTTCCAGGGCCACGCCTCCCCAGGCATGTACGCCCGCGCCTTCCTCGAAGGCCGCCTTTCCGAAGACGATCTGGACGGCTTCCGCCAGGAACACTCCCGCAAGCAGGGCGGCCTGCCGTCCTACCCGCACCCGCACGGCATGCCGGAATTCTGGGAGTTCCCAACCGTGTCCATGGGCCTTGGCCCAATGAACGCCATCTACCAGGCACGCTTTAACAAGTACCTGCAGGACCGCGGCATCAAGGACACCGACCAGCAGCACGTCTGGGCGTTCCTTGGCGACGGCGAAATGGACGAGCCCGAATCCCGCGGCCTCATCCAGATGGCTTCCCTCTACGGTCTGGACAACCTCACCTTCGTGATCAACTGCAACCTGCAGCGTCTCGACGGCCCAGTGCGCGGCAACGGCCAAATCATCCAAGAACTGGAGAGCTTCTTCGTCGGTGCCGGCTGGAACGTCATCAAGGTCGTCTGGGGCCGCGAGTGGGACGAACTGCTGGAAAAGGATGAGGACGGCGCACTCGTCCACATCATGAACACCACCAAGGACGGCGACTACCAGACCTTCAAGGCCAACGACGGCGCCTACGTCCGCGAACACTTCTTCGGCCGCGACGAGCGCACCAAGAAGCTCGTCGAAGACATGACCGACGAAGAGATCTGGAACCTGCGCCGCGGCGGCCACGACTACCGCAAGGTCTACGCCGCCTACAAGCGCGCCTTGGAGACCAAGGGCAAGCCGACCGTCATCCTCGCCCACACCGTCAAGGGCTACGGCCTCGGCCACAACTTCGAGGGCCGCAACGCAACCCACCAGATGAAGAAGCTGGCCCTGGAAGACCTGAAGCTCTTCCGCGACAAGCAGCAGATCCCGATTTCCGACGAAGAACTGGAAAAGGATCCGTACCTGCCGCCGTACTACCACCCGGGCGAGGACGCCGAGGAGATCAAGTACCTCAAGGCACGCCGCGAGGAACTCGGCGGCTACCTGCCGGAGCGTCGGGAGCAGTACACCCCACTCGAGCAGCCTGACTTTGAAAAGACCTTCAAGGCCCTGTTCAAGGACTCCGGCAAGCAGGAAGTCGCCTCCACCATGGCGCTCGTGCGCACGTTCAAGGCGATCATGCGCGACAAGGAGATCGGCAAGCGCATCGTCCCGATCATCCCGGACGAGGCCCGTACCTTCGGCCTCGACTCCTGGTTCCCGACCCAGAAAATCTACAACCCGCACGGCCAGAACTACGTGCCGGTCGACCACGACCTGCAGCTGTCCTACCGCGAGTCCACCGATGGCCAGATCCTGCACGAAGGCATCAACGAGGACGGCTCCTCCGCATCCTTCATCGCAGCAGCAACGTCGTACGCCACCCACGGCGAGCCGATGATCCCGATGTACATCTTCTACTCGATGTTCGGCTTCCAGCGCACCGGCGACAACTTCTGGGCCGCCGGCGACCAGATGGGCCGCGGCTTCATCGTCGGCGCAACCGCCGGCCGCACCACCCTCTTCGGAGAGGGCCTGCAGCACATGGACGGCCACTCCCCGATCCTGGCATCCACCAACCCGGCCGTCATCCCGTACGACCCGGCGTTCGCCTACGAGATGCCATACATCATCTCCAAGGGCATCGAGCGCATGTACGGCCAGGGCGCGGACAAGGACGAGGACGTGATGTACTACATCACCGTCTACAACCAGCCGCACCACCAGCCGGCACGCCCGGACAACCTCGACGTTGAGGGCCTGCACAAGGGCATCTACCTTTACGACGAAGGCAAGGACCTCGAGCACAAGGTCTCCCTGCTCGCCTCCGGCGTGGGTATGCAGCAGGCACTGCGCGCCCAGGAGATCCTGCAGGAGAAGTACAACGTCGGCGCCGCGATCTACTCCGTCACCTCCTGGACCGAACTCGCCCGTGAGGGTCAGCGCAAGGCTGCCGAGCAGCTCCGCAACCCGGGCGAAGAGGTTGAAGAGGCATTTGCGACCAAGCAGCTCAAGCAGACCGAAGGCCCGTACATCGCGACCTCCGATTTCGCTTCCGACCTGCAGGAGCAGATCCGCGCCTACGTGCCGGGCCAGTACATCGTGCTGGGTGCCGACGGCTTCGGTTTCGCCGACACCCGCGAAGCTGCCCGCCGCTACTTCAACATCGACGCCGAGTCCATGGCCGTCGCCGCCCTGATGGGCCTGGCCAACGAAGGCAAGATCGATCGTGATGTTGCAGCGAAGGCTGCCAAGGATCTGAAGATCGACGATCCGACCGCCGCGAAGCCGGCCCTCGACTCCGACGACGAGGGACCGGAGAACGCCGCAGAGTAG
- a CDS encoding alpha/beta fold hydrolase: protein MMRTGTIDRDGITIHYYDVGPRDAGLAVVYAHGFNIAAAEYKLQVEAISGVRQILVDVRGHGKTGYADPSLLTIDAAADDIAAVLSHLGIDDPLITVGHSLGGPISLSLMRRHRFNWVGSVQISSTVDPFTARGLPRLLGGGFGRSLGWFVDRLPHAAEGIRRLVTDMIAPILARWFYFRPVPWSLITFHARMIKATPLATYRGFFDDLQTHSERGAAAVLATIPGYILVGDRDNVAPVSQSAELAAIWPGAYFQILPESGHMPPLDDPDAVTAAIERVIALARG from the coding sequence ATGATGCGCACCGGCACGATTGACCGCGACGGCATCACCATCCACTACTACGACGTCGGCCCCCGCGACGCCGGCCTGGCCGTCGTCTACGCACACGGCTTCAACATCGCCGCCGCCGAATACAAACTGCAGGTCGAAGCCATTTCCGGCGTGCGCCAAATCCTTGTCGACGTCCGCGGCCACGGCAAAACCGGCTACGCCGACCCCAGCCTGCTCACCATCGATGCCGCCGCCGACGACATCGCCGCCGTCCTGAGCCACCTCGGTATCGACGACCCCCTCATCACCGTCGGACACTCCCTCGGCGGGCCGATCTCCCTGTCCCTCATGCGCCGCCACCGCTTCAACTGGGTCGGCTCCGTACAAATCTCCAGCACCGTCGACCCCTTCACCGCCCGCGGCCTACCACGTCTCCTCGGCGGGGGATTCGGCCGGTCGCTCGGCTGGTTTGTGGATAGGCTGCCGCACGCCGCCGAAGGCATCCGACGCCTGGTCACCGACATGATCGCCCCCATCCTCGCGCGCTGGTTCTACTTCCGGCCCGTACCGTGGTCCCTGATCACATTCCACGCCCGCATGATTAAAGCCACGCCGCTCGCCACCTATCGAGGCTTCTTCGACGACCTCCAAACCCACTCCGAACGAGGCGCCGCCGCCGTCCTGGCCACCATCCCCGGCTACATCCTCGTCGGCGACCGCGACAACGTCGCCCCCGTCAGCCAATCCGCCGAACTCGCCGCAATCTGGCCAGGCGCCTACTTCCAAATCCTGCCCGAGTCAGGGCACATGCCGCCTCTCGACGACCCCGACGCCGTCACCGCCGCCATCGAGCGCGTCATCGCCCTGGCGCGGGGGTAG
- a CDS encoding YPDG domain-containing protein: MHRLAVPAAAVVITSLVAPVAGAATMAETYKPYFAPETSHVYGPPGDYYTNPVYLELKDVPEGARWSLTGENTIRHRFQVDKVDDKLRVNLNLNGDTPVQRGENTQQIPVRVHFPDNSTDLYFPEVTLIPDHAFLYDPEYDSVEADPGQTVTLTPTNVRHLDLPTDATWVVKGKYDSVDQKTGAITVTLPKDSYANTNLDVTATFADGSKRSTTARVTNTGRGVVEKQTPAPEPAGSTPLQKVALVFGILAVIAGIGFAAMPYLGQLGL, encoded by the coding sequence ATGCACCGCCTCGCAGTTCCGGCAGCAGCCGTTGTGATCACCAGCCTCGTCGCCCCCGTCGCCGGCGCCGCAACGATGGCGGAAACGTACAAGCCGTACTTCGCGCCGGAGACATCGCACGTGTACGGCCCGCCGGGCGACTACTACACCAACCCCGTTTACCTGGAGTTGAAGGACGTGCCGGAGGGGGCGCGGTGGAGCCTGACCGGGGAGAACACGATCCGCCACCGCTTTCAGGTGGACAAGGTGGACGACAAACTCCGGGTCAACCTCAACCTGAATGGCGATACGCCGGTGCAGCGCGGCGAGAACACGCAGCAGATTCCGGTGCGGGTGCACTTTCCGGACAACTCGACGGACCTCTATTTCCCCGAGGTCACGCTGATCCCGGACCACGCGTTTCTGTACGATCCGGAATACGACTCCGTCGAGGCCGACCCCGGCCAAACCGTAACGCTCACCCCGACCAACGTCCGCCACCTGGACCTGCCGACCGACGCGACATGGGTGGTCAAAGGCAAATACGACTCGGTTGACCAGAAAACCGGGGCGATCACGGTGACCCTGCCGAAGGACTCCTACGCCAACACGAACCTCGACGTGACTGCCACGTTCGCCGACGGCTCGAAGCGTTCGACGACGGCGAGGGTGACGAATACGGGGCGTGGGGTCGTCGAGAAGCAAACGCCCGCTCCTGAACCCGCTGGATCGACGCCGCTGCAAAAAGTCGCGCTGGTCTTCGGCATCCTCGCCGTGATCGCCGGCATCGGCTTCGCCGCCATGCCCTACCTGGGACAACTCGGATTATGA
- a CDS encoding acyl carrier protein, protein MELSQRLDLGGLQLEEETPADTFARLAGLVEEVTGVVVKQSSRFDDTAIASLDRIELAVRIEENFGVRIDDTVLTDHPTAGELADYLEEHE, encoded by the coding sequence ATGGAACTTTCGCAGCGCTTGGATCTCGGCGGCCTCCAACTCGAGGAGGAAACCCCGGCAGACACGTTCGCTCGTCTCGCGGGATTGGTTGAGGAGGTGACGGGGGTCGTCGTCAAGCAAAGCTCGCGTTTCGACGACACCGCCATCGCCTCCCTCGACCGCATCGAACTCGCCGTGCGGATCGAAGAGAACTTCGGCGTGCGTATCGACGACACCGTGCTCACCGACCACCCCACCGCCGGCGAACTCGCCGACTACCTGGAGGAACACGAATGA
- a CDS encoding HAD-IIA family hydrolase, whose translation MISYLTDMDGVLHKEGSVIPGAKEFISTLRDEEIEFMVLTNNSMQTPRDLSAKLQRMGLDIEPERIWTSATATAKFLSQQAGEASAYVIGEAGLTTALHEIGWILTDADPDFVVLGETRTYSFEALTTASNLIRRGSRFIATNPDLTGPGPRGVVPATGSVAAMITAVTGMEPYYVGKPNPVMMRSALNNIGAHSENTVMIGDRMDTDVKSGLEAGMRTVLVRSGISDDAEIARYPYRPTAVFDSVADLVDRIHDPFGDGKYTDAD comes from the coding sequence ATGATTTCATACCTGACCGACATGGACGGCGTGCTGCACAAAGAGGGCTCCGTCATTCCCGGCGCGAAGGAGTTCATCTCCACCCTGCGCGATGAGGAAATCGAGTTCATGGTGCTGACCAACAACTCGATGCAAACCCCGCGCGACCTCTCCGCGAAACTGCAACGCATGGGCCTGGACATCGAGCCGGAACGGATCTGGACCTCCGCGACGGCAACCGCGAAGTTTCTCTCGCAGCAAGCCGGTGAAGCCTCCGCGTACGTCATCGGCGAGGCCGGCCTGACCACCGCGCTACACGAGATCGGCTGGATTCTTACCGACGCCGACCCCGACTTCGTCGTACTCGGCGAAACCCGCACCTACTCCTTCGAAGCGCTCACCACCGCCTCGAACCTGATCCGGCGCGGCTCGCGCTTCATTGCAACGAACCCCGACCTGACTGGGCCTGGCCCGCGCGGCGTCGTTCCAGCAACCGGTTCCGTCGCCGCCATGATCACCGCCGTGACCGGCATGGAGCCCTACTACGTGGGCAAACCCAACCCCGTCATGATGCGCTCGGCGCTGAACAACATCGGCGCCCACTCCGAAAACACGGTCATGATCGGCGACCGCATGGACACCGATGTGAAATCCGGCCTCGAAGCCGGCATGCGCACCGTGCTCGTGCGCTCCGGCATCAGCGACGACGCCGAAATCGCCCGCTACCCCTACCGCCCCACCGCCGTCTTCGACTCGGTGGCGGACCTGGTGGATCGCATCCACGACCCCTTCGGCGACGGCAAGTACACCGACGCCGACTAG
- a CDS encoding NAD-dependent succinate-semialdehyde dehydrogenase — MSTKYRVQNPVNNEIVATYDFISDDALDTALTTANDTFKQWREKSFEERAEVLRKVAKLFDDKRDELTRIIAEEMGKPVDQGDGEIDDVVEIFNYYADNGAEFGADEEIPNKRGGTSIMRKIPFGVILGIMPWNYPYYQVARFAAPALMAGNVVLVKHAEICPRSAESIQKIFEEAGAPKGLFTNLYAKHTQISRIINDDRVQGVSLTGSERAGRAIASQAGQALKKCVLELGGTDAYIVLDSTDVPAAAKTAWNKRISNTGQACTSNKRMIVMEDIYDEFVDELVSLASKCEAGDPLNPEKGRYYPLSSRDAAENLAQQLKIAVSEGANLRVGGEVTGKGAYITPAVITDIPVGSDSYYEEFFGPVAEVYKVSSEEEAIEVANNSRYGLGGAVMSEDVERAKRVADKVDTGMIHVNIPQARGAELPFGGVKASGLGRELGPLGMDEFVNKQRFYIAGSDSAV, encoded by the coding sequence ATGTCTACTAAATACCGAGTACAAAATCCTGTAAATAACGAGATCGTCGCAACGTACGATTTTATTAGCGACGACGCCCTCGACACCGCCCTGACCACCGCAAACGACACGTTTAAGCAGTGGCGCGAGAAGTCGTTTGAGGAGCGTGCGGAGGTGCTGCGGAAGGTCGCGAAGCTTTTCGACGACAAACGCGACGAACTCACCCGCATCATCGCCGAAGAGATGGGCAAGCCGGTCGACCAGGGCGACGGCGAAATCGACGATGTGGTCGAGATTTTCAATTACTACGCCGACAACGGCGCTGAGTTCGGGGCTGACGAGGAGATCCCGAACAAGCGTGGCGGCACGTCGATTATGCGCAAGATTCCGTTCGGCGTGATCCTGGGCATCATGCCGTGGAATTACCCGTACTACCAGGTCGCACGCTTCGCCGCGCCCGCGCTGATGGCCGGCAACGTTGTGCTGGTCAAGCACGCGGAGATCTGCCCGCGTTCGGCGGAGTCGATCCAGAAGATTTTCGAGGAGGCCGGCGCGCCCAAGGGGCTGTTCACGAATCTGTACGCGAAGCACACGCAAATCTCGCGCATTATTAACGACGACCGCGTCCAAGGCGTTTCCCTCACTGGCTCCGAGCGCGCCGGGCGTGCCATCGCCTCCCAGGCCGGCCAGGCGCTAAAGAAGTGCGTGCTCGAGCTGGGCGGCACCGACGCCTACATCGTGCTCGACTCCACCGACGTCCCGGCCGCCGCGAAGACCGCGTGGAACAAGCGCATTTCCAACACCGGCCAGGCCTGCACCTCCAACAAGCGCATGATCGTGATGGAGGACATTTACGACGAATTCGTCGACGAACTCGTCTCCCTCGCTTCCAAGTGCGAAGCCGGCGATCCGCTCAACCCGGAGAAGGGCCGTTACTACCCGCTGTCCTCGCGCGACGCCGCCGAAAACCTCGCCCAGCAGCTGAAGATCGCCGTCTCTGAAGGCGCGAACCTGCGCGTTGGCGGCGAGGTCACCGGCAAGGGCGCCTACATCACCCCGGCCGTGATCACCGACATCCCGGTCGGTTCCGACTCCTACTACGAGGAGTTCTTCGGCCCCGTCGCCGAGGTATACAAGGTGTCCTCTGAGGAGGAGGCCATTGAGGTGGCCAACAACTCCCGCTACGGCCTCGGCGGCGCCGTGATGTCCGAGGACGTCGAGCGCGCCAAGCGCGTTGCCGACAAGGTGGACACCGGCATGATCCACGTCAACATCCCACAGGCCCGCGGCGCCGAGCTGCCGTTCGGTGGTGTGAAGGCCTCCGGCCTGGGCCGCGAACTGGGACCGCTGGGTATGGACGAGTTTGTGAACAAGCAGCGCTTCTACATCGCCGGCTCCGACTCGGCGGTGTAA
- a CDS encoding DMT family transporter — MLLLVALAVGGLIPIQTAANSRLRLSVGNFPVVSALISFSVALLVAILATTILQGNPLPQFAPGTTAPWWTWLGGVMGVCFVLGNIVLFPRLGAVQTVVLPILGQVVMGLLIDWFGLFGSPRISVSPLRIVGAIVVFAGIVVVLRAGKSGKGAVAAKATGDATGLELWLFRALGVLVGVGSAVQTAVNGYLGTIAGSSLHAGEINLTVGVVLLLIAALVTSPKQFTRKPTPGPAWMWLGGLVGAIFVISGATLSPLLGTATTVIAFNAGTIAAGQVLEARGAFGARKNPLTATRLVGLVVIFLGVLAVRLL; from the coding sequence GTGCTTCTCCTTGTTGCGCTCGCCGTCGGCGGGCTGATTCCAATTCAAACCGCGGCCAACTCGCGCCTGCGCCTGAGCGTGGGCAACTTCCCAGTTGTGTCGGCGCTGATTTCGTTTTCGGTGGCGTTGCTCGTCGCAATCCTGGCGACGACCATCCTGCAGGGCAACCCGTTGCCGCAGTTCGCGCCGGGTACCACGGCGCCGTGGTGGACGTGGCTCGGCGGCGTGATGGGTGTCTGCTTCGTGCTGGGCAACATTGTCCTGTTCCCGCGCCTCGGTGCAGTGCAGACGGTGGTGTTGCCGATCCTTGGGCAGGTGGTGATGGGTCTGCTCATCGACTGGTTCGGTTTGTTTGGCTCTCCGCGTATTAGCGTCTCACCGCTGCGTATCGTCGGCGCCATCGTCGTCTTCGCCGGCATCGTTGTGGTGCTGCGGGCGGGCAAGTCGGGGAAGGGCGCTGTTGCCGCGAAGGCAACCGGCGACGCCACCGGCCTCGAACTCTGGCTCTTCCGCGCGCTCGGCGTCCTGGTCGGCGTCGGCTCCGCAGTGCAGACCGCGGTGAACGGTTACTTAGGGACGATCGCCGGCTCCTCCCTCCACGCCGGTGAAATCAACCTGACCGTCGGCGTCGTGCTGCTGCTGATCGCCGCGCTAGTCACCTCGCCGAAGCAGTTCACCCGCAAGCCGACGCCGGGCCCGGCCTGGATGTGGCTCGGCGGCCTCGTCGGCGCAATCTTTGTGATCTCCGGGGCGACCCTGTCGCCACTGCTCGGCACCGCCACCACCGTGATCGCTTTCAACGCCGGCACCATCGCGGCAGGCCAGGTCCTCGAGGCCCGCGGTGCTTTTGGCGCCCGCAAGAACCCGCTCACCGCCACGCGTCTCGTCGGCCTGGTCGTGATCTTCCTTGGCGTCCTCGCCGTGCGGTTGCTGTAG